Proteins encoded together in one Chitinophaga sp. LS1 window:
- a CDS encoding pinensin family lanthipeptide: MKTNSENLKLSLDDLQLESFVTSIDSEMAARLSGGLGALEHPTHTEPTDTEDTPHAQCTTIVC; this comes from the coding sequence ATGAAAACAAATTCAGAGAACCTCAAATTAAGCCTGGACGATTTACAGCTTGAAAGCTTTGTAACAAGTATTGACAGCGAAATGGCGGCCCGCCTCTCAGGTGGTCTCGGCGCACTGGAACATCCGACGCATACCGAGCCGACAGATACTGAAGATACGCCGCATGCACAGTGTACTACTATCGTGTGTTAA
- a CDS encoding outer membrane beta-barrel protein, with amino-acid sequence MLFPLEVVYGQEQPRQLKEITVKAQPQLVRKEIDRVIYDVQSDPDNKVESAIEMLAKVPLLAVDGDGNIRLNGSGKYRIFINGKPSSLMTRNPKEALKSMPALIISKIEVITTPPAKYDGEGLAGIINIITVKQRQNGYNGSLGANFNRYVGTGQHGSLTLKQGKFGVNVYGYLYQDLKMKTNERTTRNSVTSVLSQNADNTYYSRFGAGTAEVSYEMDSLLLFSGSMSYYNSHDHYNSQRTTVLDSITTDNYNSKYLHSGALDINVSLEKGFKRHKKELFTIGYQYHHMPEELTTNNQYNSSLMEEHTLQADYSHPFTRWLMEAGVKWIDRVGGATYDTVSKNRFRYNQQIWSAYNSWQFSSRLLDVRAGVRLEYAVLQRGTYYTSLLPVIAILHAFPHASAGITYSQKVERPSLTQLNPFTDENNPYVYVSGNPFLLPVKQHKVDLSYTLNTKAGFHSMLTYNVSSNDIQQVVAVHDSVSVSSYQNIGRNSSVRLSTGVNFQISGKLRLIANLDAGYQVFNENSGWSASGFVNLAYRISEQWRLTSTVYGATPVITYQGLSNGSVIHVTRLTKTFLHNHLSVSGSVSNPYGRYRYIISAINTDQFHQQNRIQRYYRTFAVSASWNFGHLSGNVRKAQRNIKNEDLEIKSKSLSN; translated from the coding sequence ATGCTTTTCCCGTTGGAAGTCGTTTATGGGCAGGAACAGCCCCGGCAGCTAAAGGAGATTACGGTAAAAGCTCAACCACAGTTAGTCAGGAAAGAAATAGACCGGGTTATTTATGATGTGCAATCGGATCCCGATAATAAGGTTGAATCTGCAATCGAGATGCTAGCCAAAGTACCTTTGCTGGCTGTTGATGGCGATGGTAATATCAGACTGAATGGTAGTGGGAAGTATAGGATTTTTATTAACGGGAAACCCTCTTCTTTAATGACCCGCAATCCTAAAGAAGCATTGAAGAGTATGCCTGCTTTGATCATCAGTAAAATAGAAGTGATCACTACTCCACCTGCAAAATATGATGGTGAGGGCCTGGCTGGAATCATCAATATCATCACTGTGAAGCAGCGTCAAAATGGCTATAACGGTAGTTTGGGAGCTAATTTCAACAGATATGTGGGCACAGGCCAGCATGGATCCCTAACACTGAAGCAAGGTAAATTTGGTGTGAATGTATATGGTTACTTATACCAGGATCTGAAGATGAAGACAAATGAACGGACAACGCGAAACAGCGTTACATCAGTACTGAGTCAGAATGCTGATAATACTTACTATAGCAGGTTTGGAGCTGGTACTGCTGAAGTGAGTTATGAGATGGATTCACTGTTGTTGTTCTCTGGAAGTATGAGTTACTATAATAGTCATGATCATTATAATAGCCAAAGGACTACGGTTCTGGATAGTATTACAACTGACAATTATAATAGTAAATACTTGCATTCAGGGGCACTTGATATAAATGTCAGTTTGGAAAAGGGGTTTAAGAGACACAAGAAGGAACTGTTTACTATAGGGTATCAGTATCATCATATGCCGGAGGAACTGACGACTAATAATCAGTATAACAGCAGTCTGATGGAAGAACATACATTGCAGGCAGACTATTCTCATCCTTTTACCAGATGGCTGATGGAAGCCGGTGTGAAATGGATAGACAGGGTAGGAGGTGCTACTTATGATACGGTTAGCAAGAATCGGTTTAGATATAACCAGCAAATCTGGTCTGCATATAATTCCTGGCAGTTTTCTTCCAGATTGCTTGATGTGAGGGCTGGGGTGAGATTGGAATATGCGGTGCTGCAGCGTGGAACTTATTATACGAGTTTACTGCCTGTTATTGCCATATTGCATGCCTTTCCGCATGCAAGTGCAGGCATCACTTATTCGCAAAAGGTAGAACGCCCATCACTGACCCAGTTGAATCCTTTTACTGACGAGAATAATCCATATGTCTATGTATCGGGCAATCCATTTTTATTGCCTGTAAAACAGCATAAGGTGGATCTTTCATATACTTTGAATACAAAGGCCGGCTTTCATAGTATGCTGACTTATAACGTTTCATCTAATGATATTCAGCAGGTGGTTGCTGTGCATGATTCAGTATCAGTGAGTAGTTATCAGAACATTGGAAGAAATAGCAGTGTGCGGTTGAGTACCGGGGTTAACTTTCAGATCAGCGGGAAGTTAAGACTGATTGCAAATCTGGATGCAGGATACCAGGTTTTTAATGAAAACAGTGGTTGGTCTGCCTCCGGTTTTGTGAATCTTGCTTACAGGATCAGTGAGCAGTGGCGGTTGACTTCTACCGTGTATGGGGCTACTCCGGTTATTACTTACCAGGGATTGAGTAATGGTTCAGTCATTCATGTGACGCGGCTAACGAAAACTTTCCTGCATAATCATTTATCTGTTTCGGGTTCTGTGAGTAATCCATATGGAAGGTATCGTTATATCATTTCAGCAATCAATACAGACCAGTTCCATCAGCAGAACAGGATACAGCGATACTACAGGACATTCGCAGTTTCTGCCAGCTGGAATTTCGGGCATTTGTCAGGTAATGTAAGAAAAGCTCAGCGGAATATTAAGAACGAGGATTTAGAAATAAAGAGCAAAAGCCTAAGTAATTAA